A window of Halodesulfovibrio aestuarii DSM 17919 = ATCC 29578 contains these coding sequences:
- a CDS encoding YkgJ family cysteine cluster protein, with product MGQEIQKECTRCGTCCAKGGPALHKTDLELYEKGVFQRKDLMTFRRGELVRNNVTGQLEPLQQEVVKITRRNESTWTCCFFNVVDRLCFIYNDRPAECRTLDCWNPDALQEMYEENRISRFDVLGDNNGYAELVRTHEEKCGYEYLGTIYERMKNDPSAKEEFLESVRFDMAFRKVVQEKAGIPAAEMEFLFGRTLGETVHMFGLRIVETEHGPELENITEKKVS from the coding sequence ATGGGTCAGGAAATACAGAAAGAATGTACCCGCTGCGGTACATGTTGTGCAAAGGGCGGCCCTGCTCTGCACAAAACAGACCTTGAGTTGTACGAAAAAGGGGTGTTTCAGCGTAAAGACCTGATGACATTCCGTCGCGGAGAACTGGTGCGTAATAACGTAACAGGTCAGCTTGAACCGCTTCAGCAGGAAGTCGTAAAAATCACCCGCCGTAACGAAAGTACATGGACTTGCTGCTTTTTTAATGTGGTAGACCGTCTTTGTTTCATTTATAATGACCGTCCAGCAGAGTGTAGAACTCTGGACTGTTGGAATCCTGATGCTCTTCAGGAAATGTACGAAGAAAACCGCATATCCCGCTTTGATGTTCTTGGTGATAATAACGGATATGCTGAGCTTGTAAGAACACACGAAGAAAAATGTGGCTATGAGTACCTCGGGACTATTTACGAACGTATGAAAAATGATCCTTCTGCAAAAGAAGAGTTTTTGGAATCAGTACGCTTCGATATGGCATTCCGTAAGGTTGTTCAGGAAAAAGCAGGGATTCCGGCAGCAGAAATGGAATTTCTTTTTGGTCGCACTCTTGGTGAAACTGTACACATGTTCGGTCTGCGTATCGTAGAAACTGAACATGGCCCTGAGCTTGAGAATATTACTGAGAAAAAAGTTAGCTAG
- the mutL gene encoding DNA mismatch repair endonuclease MutL, which yields MTQKTDTRRHIQVLPSDLRNQIAAGEVVERPASVVKELVENSIDAGATHVDITIEEGGQTLIQVRDNGYGIPQDELEMAVTRHATSKVASLEELMNIGSYGFRGEALPSIASVSTFTITSAPAPEVENTPADAFFISVEHGNITNQGPAALHQGTVVEIRDLFANIPARLKFLKTKNTETKRCQEMLSRLALARPDVGFTFTNNGREVWRFPKNQTLRDRLATLWPPAITESLLPLDHTRDGYIVNGLTGHPQKAQPRADRMLFWVNGRSVNDRLLMRAVRDGYKGRLLSKEYPQVALFLTMQPELVDANVHPAKNEVRFQDENSVYLAVRKGVERALDDLTVLEQVEAGTDPFAIPSAKQAPAATQASMNLSSTPPKPAGFWGAADADNVINSNPNTKATGYETEVVHTMHSPVSQVSEEEEVNDVSINFTPSTVRQTDPYAPVLEMNEPLAAVSEQGDLSLTPPIQLYEEEVHAVGMQAPSAAEDYETQNIYPESAAENKSVTIGDLTYLGQLANTYLIIRQRNHKLVLLDQHAVHERILFERIKRDASQGHSQLLALPINLALHPSEAHRLQEMWGDLEKIGFSLATAGEAAVRVKGIPNALETAEAKEFLREILSGQISSMEDLWAMMSCKSAIKAGQKLTSDEAAGLIAQWLTTPDRTYCPHGRPAVIQFSIDDLEKMFKRKG from the coding sequence ATGACACAGAAAACTGATACCAGACGCCATATTCAAGTGCTTCCCTCTGACCTGCGCAACCAGATTGCCGCAGGTGAAGTTGTCGAACGTCCTGCTTCTGTAGTGAAAGAACTTGTAGAAAACAGTATCGATGCTGGTGCGACACACGTAGATATTACTATTGAAGAAGGCGGACAAACGCTCATTCAGGTACGGGATAACGGTTACGGAATCCCGCAGGATGAGCTTGAGATGGCTGTGACCCGTCATGCCACAAGTAAAGTCGCAAGTCTGGAAGAATTGATGAACATAGGCAGCTACGGATTCCGTGGCGAAGCACTGCCTTCTATTGCATCCGTCTCTACATTTACCATTACCTCAGCGCCGGCACCGGAAGTCGAAAACACTCCGGCAGATGCGTTCTTCATTAGTGTAGAGCACGGCAATATCACCAACCAAGGCCCTGCTGCATTACATCAGGGAACTGTGGTTGAAATTCGTGACCTGTTTGCCAATATTCCGGCACGACTAAAATTTTTGAAAACAAAGAATACAGAAACAAAGCGCTGTCAGGAAATGCTCTCACGCCTTGCGCTTGCCCGTCCAGATGTCGGCTTCACGTTTACAAACAACGGACGCGAAGTTTGGCGGTTTCCAAAAAATCAGACACTTCGTGACCGACTGGCCACCCTTTGGCCGCCAGCCATTACAGAGTCCCTTCTCCCGCTGGACCATACCCGCGACGGCTACATAGTAAACGGACTGACAGGGCATCCGCAAAAGGCACAGCCACGTGCAGACCGGATGCTCTTCTGGGTAAATGGTCGTTCTGTAAACGACAGGCTTCTCATGCGCGCAGTGCGCGATGGCTACAAAGGCCGCTTGTTGAGTAAAGAATACCCGCAAGTTGCGCTGTTCCTTACTATGCAACCGGAACTTGTGGACGCGAATGTACACCCTGCGAAAAACGAAGTACGTTTTCAGGATGAAAACAGCGTCTACCTTGCTGTCCGTAAAGGCGTTGAGCGTGCTTTGGATGATCTGACCGTACTCGAGCAGGTTGAAGCAGGAACCGATCCCTTTGCTATCCCTTCAGCAAAGCAAGCTCCTGCGGCAACACAGGCATCAATGAACCTGAGTTCTACGCCACCTAAACCTGCCGGTTTCTGGGGCGCAGCAGATGCCGACAACGTTATCAATAGCAATCCGAATACGAAAGCAACAGGATACGAGACCGAAGTTGTGCATACGATGCACAGCCCTGTTTCGCAGGTTTCCGAAGAGGAAGAAGTCAACGACGTTTCAATCAACTTTACCCCGTCCACAGTGCGCCAAACAGACCCATATGCTCCTGTGCTGGAAATGAATGAACCGCTAGCCGCTGTTTCTGAGCAGGGAGACCTTTCCCTAACACCACCAATACAACTCTACGAAGAAGAGGTACATGCTGTCGGCATGCAAGCTCCTTCAGCAGCAGAAGACTACGAAACGCAGAATATTTATCCCGAATCAGCGGCAGAGAACAAGAGTGTAACTATCGGTGACCTGACATATCTCGGTCAACTGGCAAATACGTACCTCATCATCCGCCAGCGGAATCACAAACTCGTGTTACTTGATCAGCACGCGGTACATGAACGAATTTTATTTGAGCGTATCAAACGTGATGCCTCACAGGGGCACTCTCAGCTTCTAGCATTACCTATCAACCTTGCTCTTCATCCTTCCGAGGCACACAGACTACAAGAAATGTGGGGCGATCTGGAAAAAATCGGGTTTTCACTGGCCACGGCAGGAGAAGCTGCTGTCCGTGTTAAAGGGATTCCAAATGCCCTTGAAACGGCTGAAGCAAAAGAATTTTTGCGTGAAATTCTCTCCGGTCAGATAAGCTCCATGGAAGATTTATGGGCTATGATGTCCTGCAAAAGCGCCATCAAGGCCGGACAAAAGCTTACCTCAGATGAAGCAGCCGGACTCATTGCGCAGTGGCTTACAACTCCGGACAGAACCTACTGCCCGCATGGCCGCCCTGCTGTTATACAGTTTTCCATTGATGATCTGGAAAAAATGTTTAAGCGTAAGGGATAA
- a CDS encoding DUF190 domain-containing protein, whose amino-acid sequence MKECTNVERITCIIDEDRTHNGEPLYRAIVEQAQKSGIAGATVHKGIMGYGAAKTIHRERPLGRSSDVPVIIHMVDDKEKLDAFSNTLCEMVPQGIVLREPVSMCLVRCGGKTLE is encoded by the coding sequence ATGAAAGAATGCACAAATGTAGAACGTATTACATGCATTATTGATGAGGATAGAACACACAACGGCGAACCTCTTTACCGCGCAATTGTTGAACAAGCCCAAAAAAGCGGTATCGCCGGTGCTACAGTACACAAAGGAATTATGGGCTACGGGGCAGCAAAGACCATACACCGAGAACGCCCACTGGGCAGAAGCTCCGATGTCCCTGTAATTATCCATATGGTGGATGATAAAGAAAAGCTTGATGCTTTTTCAAATACACTTTGTGAAATGGTTCCACAGGGAATCGTCCTGCGTGAACCGGTAAGCATGTGCCTTGTCCGTTGTGGTGGAAAAACATTGGAATAG
- the rfaD gene encoding ADP-glyceromanno-heptose 6-epimerase, which produces MYIVTGGAGMIGSAMIWKLNEMGITDIIVVDNLACTEKWKNLVNRTYEEYIHRDTFLEMVMHDQLPWEVDAVIHMGACSSTTEKDADFLMENNLQYTKAMCELALMNDARFINASSASTYGDGQFGFEDSLETMKKLKPLNMYGYSKQLFDLWAARTGRLDKIASLKFFNVYGPNEYHKGNMKSVVCKAFYEIGETKEMKLFKSYHPDYPHGGQKRDFVYVKDCVEAMWWLLENPQANGIFNFGTGTARTWNELANSVFAAMDIESNISYIEMPEILRGKYQYFTEAPMKRLQDAGCPVKFRSLEEGAKDYVQNYLAQEDPYL; this is translated from the coding sequence ATGTATATTGTTACTGGTGGCGCCGGAATGATCGGCAGTGCTATGATCTGGAAGCTCAATGAAATGGGCATCACAGATATTATTGTAGTGGATAATCTCGCTTGCACCGAGAAATGGAAGAACCTTGTTAACCGTACCTATGAAGAATATATCCATCGCGATACATTTCTTGAAATGGTAATGCACGACCAGCTTCCTTGGGAAGTTGATGCAGTTATTCATATGGGCGCGTGTTCTTCTACTACAGAAAAAGACGCAGATTTTCTTATGGAAAACAATCTGCAGTACACCAAAGCAATGTGTGAACTTGCACTTATGAACGATGCAAGATTCATTAACGCGAGCTCCGCGTCAACATATGGTGATGGCCAGTTCGGTTTTGAGGATTCCCTTGAAACTATGAAAAAGCTGAAGCCGCTGAATATGTACGGATATTCCAAACAACTTTTTGATCTATGGGCAGCCCGCACCGGACGTCTCGATAAGATTGCGTCTCTTAAATTCTTTAACGTGTACGGTCCGAATGAGTACCACAAAGGCAACATGAAAAGTGTTGTATGTAAGGCTTTCTACGAGATTGGTGAGACTAAAGAGATGAAGCTCTTTAAGTCATACCACCCGGACTACCCGCACGGTGGTCAGAAACGTGACTTTGTGTACGTAAAAGATTGTGTTGAAGCTATGTGGTGGTTACTTGAAAACCCGCAGGCTAATGGTATCTTCAACTTTGGTACCGGCACCGCACGTACATGGAATGAACTTGCTAATTCAGTATTTGCAGCAATGGATATTGAATCCAACATCAGCTACATTGAAATGCCGGAAATTCTGCGAGGTAAATATCAGTACTTTACTGAAGCACCAATGAAACGCCTTCAGGATGCCGGTTGTCCTGTTAAATTCCGTTCTCTTGAAGAGGGCGCGAAAGATTATGTCCAGAACTACCTTGCGCAGGAAGATCCGTACCTGTAA
- the malQ gene encoding 4-alpha-glucanotransferase, with the protein MNIRSSGILLHITSLPSRFGIGDLGPAAYDFADFLRSHGQLYWQFLPTTPTTEVMGNSPYASWSAFAGNPLLISPEMMVEDGIITWEEVRDAPQGHASHVNYGAMGIYKAHLLRLAFARRKKSLNACPHFAEFKENHAQWLRDYARFVTIMDEHPGKIWSQWPDPLKHRDKEALEQWDTEHSDAIMFEEFVQHIFFSQWKRLRAYCNRNGLYLIGDIPIYVTHHSADVWTNPHLFKLDENGNPTHVGGVPPDYFSATGQRWGNPVFNWEAMQHEKFEWWVHRMRHNIILMDKIRLDHFRGFAGYWEIPASETTAINGKWVEAPGMELFRTFTLRLGMLPIIAEDLGVITADVRELKHQFNLPGMKILQFGFGGDLSRNPDTPFHHEANCVLYTGTHDNSTVKGWYVTEAGDHGRNNLHEFVGQCTDLDNVHLTFMRLAMQSVANTVIFPVQDIIGLDNSGRMNTPSTANGNWEWRMTKEQQQHPMFNRLAQLTGLFGRWT; encoded by the coding sequence ATGAATATTCGCTCCAGCGGAATACTCTTGCATATTACATCGCTTCCATCGCGATTCGGCATCGGAGACTTAGGTCCCGCTGCGTATGACTTTGCTGATTTTTTACGCTCACATGGCCAGCTGTACTGGCAATTTTTACCAACAACTCCAACGACTGAAGTTATGGGGAATTCCCCCTATGCCAGCTGGTCTGCTTTTGCGGGAAACCCTCTGCTTATCAGCCCGGAAATGATGGTCGAAGACGGCATCATAACGTGGGAAGAAGTACGAGACGCTCCGCAGGGACACGCAAGCCATGTAAATTACGGCGCAATGGGAATCTACAAAGCACATCTGCTTCGCCTTGCCTTTGCACGTAGAAAAAAGTCACTGAATGCATGTCCTCACTTTGCAGAATTCAAAGAAAACCATGCGCAATGGTTACGTGATTATGCACGGTTTGTGACCATCATGGACGAACATCCAGGCAAAATATGGAGCCAATGGCCAGATCCACTAAAACACAGAGATAAAGAAGCACTAGAGCAATGGGATACCGAACATAGCGATGCCATCATGTTTGAAGAGTTTGTGCAGCATATTTTCTTTTCCCAATGGAAAAGACTGCGGGCATATTGCAACAGGAACGGGCTGTATTTAATCGGTGACATCCCTATTTATGTAACTCACCACAGTGCCGATGTGTGGACAAACCCGCATTTGTTTAAGCTGGACGAAAATGGCAACCCAACACATGTTGGCGGAGTTCCTCCAGATTATTTCAGCGCAACAGGTCAACGTTGGGGCAATCCGGTATTTAATTGGGAAGCCATGCAGCATGAGAAATTCGAATGGTGGGTACACCGGATGCGCCATAATATTATACTTATGGATAAAATTCGGCTCGACCACTTCAGGGGCTTTGCAGGCTACTGGGAAATACCAGCTTCAGAAACAACTGCAATAAACGGGAAATGGGTTGAAGCTCCCGGGATGGAGCTGTTTAGAACCTTCACCTTGCGCCTTGGAATGCTCCCCATCATTGCAGAAGACCTCGGAGTTATAACGGCAGATGTGCGCGAACTGAAACATCAGTTTAACCTACCGGGAATGAAAATTCTCCAATTCGGTTTCGGCGGTGATCTGTCCCGAAATCCAGACACTCCGTTTCATCATGAAGCTAACTGTGTCCTGTACACCGGTACGCATGACAACTCTACCGTAAAAGGATGGTACGTGACGGAAGCCGGAGATCATGGACGCAACAATCTGCATGAATTTGTGGGACAATGCACAGACCTTGATAACGTGCACCTTACCTTCATGCGTCTTGCCATGCAGAGTGTAGCAAACACAGTCATATTTCCTGTTCAGGATATTATCGGCTTAGATAATTCAGGTAGAATGAATACGCCGTCCACTGCCAACGGAAACTGGGAATGGCGCATGACCAAAGAGCAACAGCAGCATCCAATGTTCAACAGACTCGCCCAGCTCACAGGACTATTTGGACGCTGGACATAA
- a CDS encoding protein kinase domain-containing protein — protein sequence MKIGRYTVCGLLGRGGMGAVFKARQPVTGRIVALKVLKPSEMMEFLVEREELIARFEAEARIMGKLDHPNIAAIWDYDIADGTPFFIMEYFCRNLGMVIGESYRVEAPTRKLPLTTAVSYASQTLDALYRMHQAGIVHRDVKPFNLMITGLDEIKLIDFGLSRLRGEMTPTSAAKGERIGSPYYAAPEQEAAPDSVDGRADIFSVGVMLYRMLTGVLPTDEALYTNNVVPHASQYSLDLDNDWDAFFDTAMAFDPEKRFATAKDMRIALDSLVETWRERVDNECRFIDEFAETQPCSTDAPVMRIEPIKVRLAQAQQTFGLDSLWRPDCAGLADLVDNEDGTVTDVVTGKMWQQSGSEFACTWDEAHTYIASLNEINFAGYQDWRLPTVDELSSLVQEPPELGAFCVPQLLDSAQDTLWTCDTKSYMAAWFVSASMGFVGWQDMTCQFAVRAVRG from the coding sequence ATGAAGATTGGACGCTATACAGTATGCGGCCTCCTTGGCAGGGGCGGTATGGGGGCTGTGTTTAAAGCTCGTCAGCCGGTTACGGGGCGCATTGTTGCATTAAAAGTGCTTAAGCCGTCAGAGATGATGGAATTTCTGGTTGAACGGGAAGAGCTTATCGCACGGTTTGAAGCAGAAGCGCGCATTATGGGAAAACTCGATCATCCTAATATTGCAGCCATATGGGATTATGATATTGCGGACGGTACGCCTTTTTTTATCATGGAGTATTTTTGTCGTAACCTTGGCATGGTAATCGGTGAAAGCTACCGTGTGGAAGCGCCGACGCGCAAGCTTCCGCTTACAACTGCTGTTTCGTATGCGTCTCAGACGCTTGATGCTCTTTACCGGATGCATCAGGCAGGGATTGTGCACAGGGATGTGAAGCCGTTTAATCTTATGATTACCGGGCTGGATGAAATTAAGCTGATTGATTTCGGCTTGTCACGGCTTCGCGGCGAGATGACCCCGACGTCCGCTGCAAAGGGCGAACGCATCGGTTCCCCGTATTATGCTGCACCTGAGCAGGAAGCAGCACCGGACAGTGTGGATGGCAGAGCGGATATTTTTTCTGTAGGTGTTATGTTATACCGGATGCTTACAGGGGTATTGCCTACAGACGAAGCTCTGTATACAAACAATGTTGTTCCGCATGCCAGTCAATATTCTCTCGATCTTGATAATGATTGGGATGCATTTTTCGATACTGCAATGGCGTTTGATCCGGAAAAGCGGTTTGCCACAGCTAAGGATATGCGCATTGCGCTTGATTCTTTGGTTGAGACATGGCGTGAACGGGTTGATAACGAATGTCGGTTTATTGATGAATTTGCTGAAACGCAGCCGTGCTCCACAGATGCTCCAGTGATGCGTATAGAGCCGATTAAAGTGCGTCTTGCGCAGGCTCAGCAGACCTTCGGTCTAGATTCATTATGGCGTCCTGATTGTGCAGGTCTGGCTGATCTGGTTGATAATGAGGACGGAACAGTAACCGATGTTGTGACAGGAAAAATGTGGCAGCAGTCCGGTAGCGAATTTGCGTGTACATGGGACGAAGCCCATACGTACATAGCGTCGCTGAATGAAATAAATTTTGCTGGCTATCAGGATTGGCGGTTACCAACAGTAGACGAGCTTTCGTCACTAGTGCAGGAACCACCGGAACTTGGAGCTTTTTGTGTGCCGCAGCTTCTGGACAGTGCACAGGATACACTCTGGACGTGCGACACAAAGTCGTATATGGCGGCATGGTTTGTGAGTGCATCAATGGGGTTTGTGGGCTGGCAGGATATGACGTGCCAGTTTGCAGTCAGAGCGGTGCGCGGGTAG
- a CDS encoding bifunctional nucleoside/nucleotide kinase/histidine phosphatase family protein, producing the protein MHKLYIGMMGLPARGKTTVAAKILDGLSKEGIRTEIFNNGDIRREQLGVKSSEPEFYCPTNQAGKAAREEIAVTNMNRATEFLQGGGNVAILDATNVSRHRRLTIERMATYPILWIECINNDEELVEASILRKTKLPEFSKLTEEQACMSFKERIKYYKHIYSPLLDEKMWVVVDSLHNLILNENVPSSVPFYANIRDILVSDWVRNLYLARHGQTEYNVMDRIGGDSSLTELGHKQASCLGEYFKGQEINYIFTSMKRRSRQTAQYVVNHMPNCTVIPLPEFDEIDAGVCENLMYSEIKEQYPEIARERSYDKYGYVYPKGEGYITLKERVDRGLKKALFLSGNAERVLIVGHQAINRMILSHFLFRRQEDVPYILVPQNSLFHIISTQQKKLFELVKFMDVDLSN; encoded by the coding sequence ATGCACAAGCTTTATATTGGTATGATGGGTCTTCCTGCACGCGGTAAAACCACTGTTGCCGCAAAAATTTTAGACGGCCTCTCAAAAGAAGGTATTCGCACAGAAATTTTCAACAATGGTGACATCCGACGTGAACAACTTGGCGTCAAATCTTCTGAACCTGAATTTTACTGCCCCACCAATCAGGCGGGTAAAGCGGCTCGTGAAGAAATTGCCGTTACCAATATGAATCGTGCCACAGAATTTCTACAAGGCGGTGGCAACGTAGCTATCTTAGATGCTACAAACGTCAGCCGCCATCGTCGTCTCACCATTGAGCGCATGGCTACCTATCCGATTCTCTGGATTGAGTGCATCAATAATGATGAAGAGTTGGTGGAGGCATCTATTCTTCGTAAAACAAAACTGCCTGAATTTTCTAAACTTACCGAAGAACAGGCCTGCATGAGCTTCAAAGAGCGCATCAAATACTACAAGCACATTTACTCCCCGCTCCTGGATGAAAAGATGTGGGTCGTGGTGGACTCTCTCCACAACCTCATTCTAAATGAAAATGTACCAAGCAGCGTACCGTTCTACGCAAATATACGGGATATTCTTGTTTCAGACTGGGTGCGCAACCTTTACCTCGCACGTCATGGGCAGACTGAATATAATGTAATGGACAGAATCGGAGGCGACTCTTCCTTAACGGAACTGGGCCACAAACAGGCAAGCTGCCTTGGTGAATATTTTAAAGGACAAGAGATCAACTACATATTCACCAGTATGAAGCGCCGCTCCAGACAGACTGCACAATATGTTGTAAATCATATGCCCAACTGCACGGTAATACCGCTTCCTGAATTCGATGAGATTGATGCAGGGGTATGTGAGAACTTAATGTATTCTGAAATTAAAGAACAATATCCAGAAATTGCGCGCGAACGTTCCTACGATAAATATGGCTATGTTTATCCAAAGGGGGAAGGGTATATCACTTTGAAGGAACGAGTGGACAGAGGGTTAAAAAAAGCACTGTTCCTCTCCGGTAACGCAGAACGCGTCCTCATTGTGGGGCATCAGGCCATCAACCGCATGATCCTTTCCCACTTTCTGTTCAGAAGACAAGAAGACGTTCCATACATTTTAGTTCCGCAAAACTCACTGTTCCATATTATATCCACGCAACAAAAAAAGCTTTTTGAACTTGTCAAATTTATGGATGTAGATCTCAGTAACTAG
- the gnd gene encoding phosphogluconate dehydrogenase (NAD(+)-dependent, decarboxylating), translating to MQIAMIGLGRMGMNMARRLIQGGHQVVVWNRSSDKVAAIVSEGAIGAQTIKEAVQRLTPPRIIWCMLPSGNVTKLILKEVLEAISSDDLVIEGGNSYWKDDLENSKAFVEKGCGYIDAGVSGGVWGLKVGYCTMVGGKDRFVRRAKPIFDTLAPPRGWKHVGPVGSGHFIKMVHNGIEYAMMEAIGEGFDLMRNGPFEKLDLGGIADLWGQGSVVRSWLLELLAIAYERDPDLESIKGFVNDSGEGRWTILNSIEYGISTPVLAQSLFKRFESRQQDVYSNKVLAALRKEFGGHAVRKE from the coding sequence ATGCAGATAGCAATGATCGGTCTTGGCCGTATGGGAATGAACATGGCTCGCCGTCTTATTCAAGGTGGACATCAAGTTGTGGTATGGAACCGTTCATCTGACAAAGTTGCAGCCATTGTCAGCGAAGGAGCCATCGGAGCACAAACAATCAAAGAAGCCGTGCAACGCCTTACTCCACCACGTATAATCTGGTGCATGCTGCCTTCCGGCAATGTAACAAAGCTTATTTTAAAAGAAGTTTTAGAGGCAATCAGTTCGGATGATCTGGTCATCGAAGGCGGCAATTCCTACTGGAAGGATGATCTGGAAAATTCAAAAGCATTTGTTGAAAAAGGTTGCGGCTACATTGATGCCGGAGTTTCCGGAGGCGTATGGGGATTAAAGGTTGGATACTGCACCATGGTCGGCGGTAAAGATCGCTTTGTACGCCGGGCAAAACCGATCTTTGATACGCTGGCGCCTCCCCGCGGCTGGAAGCATGTAGGCCCTGTCGGCTCCGGCCATTTTATTAAGATGGTACACAACGGCATTGAATACGCCATGATGGAAGCCATCGGTGAAGGCTTTGACCTCATGCGAAACGGCCCGTTCGAAAAACTTGATCTTGGAGGCATCGCGGATCTATGGGGCCAAGGCAGTGTTGTGCGCAGCTGGCTGCTCGAATTGTTGGCAATAGCTTATGAACGCGATCCGGATCTTGAATCCATCAAAGGTTTTGTCAACGACTCCGGTGAAGGGCGCTGGACCATTCTCAACAGTATTGAATACGGCATTTCCACCCCTGTTCTGGCACAATCCCTTTTCAAGCGTTTTGAATCCCGCCAGCAGGACGTGTATTCTAACAAAGTTCTTGCCGCACTACGTAAGGAATTCGGCGGACACGCCGTGAGAAAAGAGTAG
- a CDS encoding metallophosphoesterase family protein — protein sequence MRIVILSDIHANYEALTSVLHDIELSFPDVSEIISLGDIVGYGPDPELCVKTVQEHGIISVAGNHELGVGRSKYRSCFNRQSVEAVDKTSHMLSDTSLKYLRSLPLVLSLHGALFVHGLPPRSAFQYIWELNDERVLLKFSRFPEQIAFLGHTHELGLVRAVGDTVERSDLHEGTYTLDFTSRYMVNAGAVGQPRDGDPRAKYLVWDIESHELTVRCVAYDPTETIAKMKERGLPERYARRLLP from the coding sequence ATGCGAATCGTAATTCTGTCTGATATTCACGCAAATTATGAAGCTCTAACTAGTGTGCTGCATGATATTGAGCTGTCCTTTCCTGATGTTTCCGAGATAATTTCTCTTGGAGATATTGTGGGGTATGGGCCTGACCCTGAGTTGTGTGTGAAGACGGTTCAGGAACATGGAATTATTTCTGTTGCCGGAAACCATGAGCTTGGGGTGGGTCGTAGTAAGTATCGTTCCTGCTTTAATAGGCAGTCAGTGGAAGCGGTGGATAAAACCTCGCATATGCTTTCTGATACATCCTTGAAATACCTGCGCTCGCTTCCTCTTGTTCTTTCGTTGCACGGAGCCTTGTTTGTACACGGTCTGCCGCCTCGGTCGGCTTTCCAGTATATATGGGAGTTGAACGACGAACGAGTTCTATTGAAATTTTCCCGTTTCCCCGAACAAATAGCTTTTCTTGGACACACACATGAGCTTGGTCTTGTGCGTGCTGTGGGTGATACTGTAGAACGCAGTGATTTGCATGAAGGAACATACACTCTCGATTTTACCAGTCGATACATGGTGAATGCAGGCGCAGTAGGACAACCGCGTGACGGCGATCCCCGGGCAAAGTACCTTGTGTGGGACATAGAGTCCCATGAACTTACTGTGCGTTGCGTTGCATATGACCCCACTGAGACGATTGCCAAGATGAAAGAACGCGGATTGCCGGAGCGATATGCCAGACGGTTACTTCCGTAG